From the Pseudomonas putida genome, one window contains:
- a CDS encoding sigma-70 family RNA polymerase sigma factor, translated as MADDKLQLYLAHRAALLDYAAPIVGCRARAEDVVQEAWLRFSRQQDDADIRHPASYLYRIVRNLALDQTRRSATEKAQPGGDEILAELPSSSASPEQAVTQQNELSAISRALEELPLRTRVAFEMHRLGGHTLQEVASHLNVSVSLVHQLVRDALSHCMARLEDDL; from the coding sequence GTGGCGGACGACAAACTCCAGCTCTACCTGGCCCATCGGGCGGCATTGCTCGACTATGCCGCGCCGATCGTCGGCTGCCGCGCGCGTGCCGAGGATGTGGTGCAGGAAGCCTGGCTGCGTTTCAGCCGCCAGCAGGACGATGCCGACATCCGCCACCCCGCCAGCTACCTGTATCGCATCGTGCGCAACCTGGCCCTCGACCAGACCCGCCGCAGTGCCACCGAAAAGGCCCAGCCTGGCGGCGACGAGATCCTCGCCGAGTTGCCGTCCAGCAGTGCTTCGCCCGAACAGGCGGTCACCCAGCAAAACGAACTCAGCGCCATCAGCCGCGCGCTCGAGGAACTGCCCCTGCGCACCCGTGTGGCCTTCGAGATGCACCGCCTGGGCGGGCATACCCTGCAAGAAGTGGCCAGCCATTTGAACGTTTCGGTCAGCCTGGTACACCAGTTGGTGCGCGACGCCCTCAGCCACTGCATGGCGCGGCTGGAGGATGACTTGTGA
- a CDS encoding choline ABC transporter substrate-binding protein yields MKGSPSLLLVAMLSAPLLAQAAEPEQCQTVRFSDVGWTDITVTTATTSVVLEALGYKTHTTMISVPVTYKSLATGKDLDVFLGNWMPTMENDIKQYRDAGTVDTVRANLENAKYTLAVPQALYDKGLKDFSDIPKFKKELDGKIYGIEPGNDGNRTIQSMIDKNAFGLKDAGFKIVQSSEAGMLSQVDRAQKRDEAVVFLGWEPHPMNTRFKMQYLTGGDEFFGPDFGKATVLTNTRKDYVQECSNVGQLLKNLSFELKDESTMMGYVLDDKMKPEAAAKKWLKDNPGKLDTWLAGVTTVDGKPGLEAAKAKLAQ; encoded by the coding sequence ATGAAAGGTTCACCCTCGCTGTTGCTGGTTGCGATGCTGTCCGCGCCTCTGCTGGCCCAGGCCGCCGAGCCCGAGCAGTGCCAGACGGTACGCTTCTCCGATGTCGGCTGGACCGATATCACCGTGACCACGGCAACCACCAGCGTTGTGCTCGAAGCACTGGGTTACAAGACCCACACCACCATGATCTCGGTACCGGTGACCTACAAGTCGCTGGCCACCGGCAAGGACCTGGACGTGTTTCTCGGCAACTGGATGCCGACCATGGAGAACGACATCAAGCAGTACCGCGACGCCGGCACTGTGGATACCGTGCGCGCCAATCTGGAAAACGCCAAATACACCCTTGCCGTCCCCCAGGCGCTGTATGACAAGGGGCTCAAGGATTTCAGCGACATTCCCAAGTTCAAGAAGGAACTGGACGGCAAGATCTACGGCATCGAGCCTGGTAACGATGGCAACCGCACCATCCAGAGCATGATCGACAAGAACGCCTTCGGCCTGAAGGACGCCGGTTTCAAGATCGTGCAGTCGAGCGAGGCCGGCATGCTGTCGCAGGTCGATCGTGCGCAGAAGCGTGACGAGGCGGTGGTGTTCCTGGGCTGGGAACCGCACCCGATGAACACCCGCTTCAAGATGCAGTACCTTACCGGTGGGGATGAATTCTTCGGCCCCGATTTCGGCAAGGCCACCGTGCTGACCAACACCCGCAAGGACTATGTGCAGGAATGCAGCAACGTCGGCCAGCTCCTGAAGAACCTGTCGTTCGAGCTCAAGGATGAAAGCACCATGATGGGCTATGTCCTGGACGACAAGATGAAGCCCGAGGCGGCCGCCAAGAAGTGGCTCAAGGACAACCCCGGCAAGCTGGATACCTGGCTGGCGGGCGTCACCACCGTGGATGGCAAACCCGGCCTTGAGGCGGCCAAGGCCAAGCTCGCTCAATAA
- a CDS encoding TonB-dependent receptor — MRLKSVAGAGVLGMCSVLAMLPASAEEATQPGSELAQVHAFDIPAQKLAIALITFGQQSGLQVSVDPDLLEGQQSTVVSGHLSSEAALAQLLLGTGITWDYEYGTLMFRLLQADNGAIELHNTVILGDTEENSYMGAKVIDRKAIQAFPGANGDITTLLQMHPSVQFSTEQKSSNTPGEIDPADISINGAKFYQNNFMIDGISINNDLDPGAHGYNETRQFDSAPSRSHGIALDADLLEEIKVYDSNVPVEYGGFNGGVVDAITRRPSHDLHGKLSYAMTRSEWTSYHITRENKETFDTSSNEKNQPEFTKTTLRGTLEGHFTDDFGALFNFSQKRSYLPLRTYANGYNSPDNDNEQEQTRALDNFLLKTYWNVNDRLTLDTSIVYAPQENTYYREDYRDSGYTNINGGWQGSFKAIYEGDNARWTQQLAVGNLYASRDSDRNQEIKWYWSDSKDWGNPDDSNARSAEGGFGSLYQTQRSIDYKLKADWQTFSVGAAAHSLTTGLELGYQRASWEREDDALSITTLKRDNGVCSGSDPWCSNGLLLNGNNRQWGSAMMVYGAGKIDMTQKKYALFVQDEIGYGNLTLRPGLRFEGDDYMEKKSLAPRFAGDYDFFGDRSTVLVFGANRYYGRNLFKYRLADGRQQFTSRYTRATQTSDWVLSSQNKNMSKFSSMDIPYDDELMLGLNQRWFDTEFQLKYVNRKGHDQIYRTRPYYNLDAKDIPEGYSKDYYAYLNAGTSETENISLTVTPMQPLRFRGTSTSVQLALDWSRTKSGYGATYEAGLDGDELAGNDVVLDGKRIPYNELPGSDYNRPWTARLTTITDIPQWNLSISNFLRYRGAYDQVVNLDEDIEVDGEVLSRYETVATPAAPTWDMKLAWDIPTGKDQAFFVNVDITNVTDKVNKITSRESVSLVSYEVGRQYWLEVGYRF, encoded by the coding sequence TTGCGCCTGAAATCTGTGGCGGGGGCCGGGGTGCTCGGCATGTGCAGTGTGCTGGCGATGCTGCCTGCGTCTGCCGAAGAAGCGACCCAGCCAGGTTCGGAGCTGGCCCAGGTCCACGCGTTCGACATTCCGGCACAGAAACTGGCCATCGCCCTGATCACCTTCGGCCAGCAAAGCGGCCTGCAGGTGTCGGTCGACCCGGACCTGCTCGAAGGCCAGCAGTCCACCGTCGTCAGCGGCCATCTGAGCAGCGAGGCTGCGCTGGCTCAGCTGTTGCTGGGCACCGGCATCACCTGGGACTACGAATACGGCACCCTGATGTTTCGCCTGCTGCAGGCCGACAACGGTGCCATCGAACTGCACAACACGGTGATCCTCGGCGACACCGAAGAGAACAGCTACATGGGCGCCAAGGTCATTGACCGCAAGGCGATCCAGGCCTTCCCCGGTGCCAACGGCGATATCACCACCCTGCTGCAGATGCACCCCAGCGTGCAGTTCAGCACCGAGCAGAAAAGCTCCAACACACCAGGCGAAATCGACCCTGCCGACATCAGCATCAACGGCGCCAAGTTCTACCAGAACAACTTCATGATCGATGGCATCTCGATCAACAACGACCTCGACCCCGGCGCCCATGGCTACAACGAAACCCGCCAGTTCGACTCGGCGCCCAGCCGTTCGCACGGTATCGCCCTGGACGCCGACCTGCTCGAGGAGATCAAGGTCTACGATAGCAACGTGCCGGTCGAGTACGGTGGCTTCAATGGCGGTGTGGTCGATGCCATCACCCGTCGCCCCAGCCACGACCTGCATGGCAAGCTGTCCTACGCCATGACCCGCTCGGAATGGACGAGCTACCACATCACCCGCGAAAACAAGGAAACCTTCGACACTTCGTCGAACGAGAAGAACCAGCCCGAGTTCACCAAGACCACCTTGCGCGGCACCCTCGAAGGGCACTTCACCGACGATTTCGGCGCCTTGTTCAACTTCTCGCAGAAGCGCTCGTACCTGCCGCTGCGCACCTATGCGAATGGCTACAACAGCCCTGACAACGACAACGAACAGGAGCAGACCCGAGCACTGGACAACTTCCTGCTCAAGACCTACTGGAACGTCAACGATCGCCTGACCCTGGACACTTCGATCGTCTACGCCCCGCAAGAAAACACCTACTACCGCGAGGACTACCGCGACTCCGGCTACACCAACATCAACGGTGGCTGGCAGGGCTCGTTCAAGGCCATCTACGAGGGCGACAACGCACGCTGGACGCAGCAACTGGCGGTGGGCAACCTGTATGCCTCGCGCGACTCCGACCGCAACCAGGAGATCAAGTGGTACTGGTCCGACAGCAAGGACTGGGGCAACCCTGACGACAGCAACGCGCGCAGTGCCGAAGGCGGGTTCGGCAGCCTGTACCAGACCCAGCGCAGCATCGACTACAAGCTCAAGGCCGACTGGCAGACCTTCAGCGTCGGCGCGGCTGCCCACAGCCTGACCACCGGCCTGGAGCTGGGTTATCAGCGGGCAAGCTGGGAACGTGAGGATGACGCCCTGTCGATCACCACCTTGAAGCGTGACAACGGCGTGTGCAGCGGCAGCGACCCCTGGTGCTCGAACGGCCTGTTGCTCAACGGCAATAACCGCCAGTGGGGCTCGGCGATGATGGTCTACGGGGCTGGCAAGATCGACATGACGCAGAAGAAGTACGCGCTGTTCGTCCAGGACGAAATCGGCTACGGCAACCTCACACTGCGCCCCGGCTTGCGATTCGAGGGCGACGACTACATGGAGAAGAAAAGCCTGGCGCCACGCTTTGCCGGCGATTACGACTTCTTTGGCGACCGCAGCACGGTACTGGTGTTCGGTGCCAACCGCTATTACGGCCGCAACCTGTTCAAGTATCGCCTGGCCGACGGCCGCCAGCAGTTCACCTCGCGCTATACCCGCGCCACGCAGACCAGCGATTGGGTCCTGTCCAGCCAGAACAAGAACATGAGCAAGTTCTCCAGCATGGACATCCCCTATGACGATGAATTGATGCTGGGGCTCAACCAGCGCTGGTTCGACACCGAGTTCCAGCTCAAGTACGTCAACCGTAAGGGCCATGACCAGATCTACCGTACCCGGCCTTACTACAACCTGGATGCCAAGGATATTCCCGAAGGCTACAGCAAGGACTACTACGCCTACCTCAACGCCGGCACCAGCGAGACCGAAAATATCAGCCTGACCGTCACGCCGATGCAGCCCCTGCGCTTCAGGGGTACCAGTACCAGCGTGCAGCTGGCCCTGGACTGGTCGCGGACCAAAAGTGGCTACGGCGCGACCTACGAGGCCGGCCTGGATGGCGACGAGCTGGCCGGCAACGATGTGGTGCTCGACGGCAAGCGCATTCCCTACAACGAACTGCCGGGCAGTGATTACAACCGGCCATGGACCGCGCGGCTGACCACCATCACCGACATCCCCCAGTGGAACCTGTCGATCAGCAACTTCCTTCGCTACCGCGGTGCGTACGACCAGGTCGTCAACCTGGATGAGGACATCGAGGTCGACGGCGAGGTGCTCAGCCGCTACGAAACCGTGGCCACGCCGGCGGCCCCGACCTGGGACATGAAGCTGGCCTGGGACATCCCCACCGGCAAGGACCAGGCGTTCTTCGTCAACGTCGATATCACCAACGTTACCGACAAGGTCAACAAGATCACCAGCCGCGAGTCGGTGAGCCTGGTGAGCTACGAAGTCGGCCGCCAGTACTGGCTGGAAGTCGGCTACCGCTTCTGA
- a CDS encoding FecR family protein, which yields MTSADLITRRREQALDWLLRLQQTPHDAQLRGEFEQWCASDAANTEAYRKAERVWQLTGQLAPTTTEQWPKAPVVQLPARRRRWWLGAAVAACLLIAVAPSLSLRLQADYRTAQGETRDITLADGSVVQMDSDTAIAVDYSGDHRDVKLLTGQAFFEVKPDKAKPFHVRADAIKVAVTGTAFNVALRPGRAGVDVQHGSVRVEDVVDGHVLSDALTTGERLLYVEGIVQVKTFVPSQAAAWRQGQLIADDQRVAELVQELAQYLPGQVVLRDEALGNKRVTGVYDLRKPEAALRAVIRPHGGEVRSYGPWLLVLSKP from the coding sequence ATGACGTCAGCAGACCTCATCACCCGTCGCCGCGAGCAGGCCCTGGACTGGCTGCTGCGCTTGCAGCAAACACCGCACGACGCACAGCTGCGCGGTGAGTTCGAGCAGTGGTGCGCGAGCGACGCGGCCAACACCGAGGCCTATCGCAAGGCCGAGCGGGTCTGGCAGCTCACTGGGCAGCTGGCGCCGACCACTACCGAGCAATGGCCCAAGGCGCCGGTGGTGCAACTACCGGCGCGGCGGCGTCGCTGGTGGCTGGGCGCTGCTGTTGCTGCCTGCCTGCTGATCGCCGTCGCACCCTCCTTGAGCCTGCGTCTGCAGGCCGACTACCGCACCGCCCAGGGCGAAACTCGCGATATCACCCTGGCCGACGGCAGCGTGGTGCAGATGGACAGCGACACAGCCATCGCCGTTGACTATTCCGGCGATCATCGCGACGTGAAACTGCTCACGGGCCAAGCGTTCTTCGAGGTCAAGCCCGACAAGGCCAAGCCGTTCCATGTGCGGGCCGATGCGATCAAGGTGGCGGTGACCGGCACCGCCTTCAACGTCGCGCTGCGGCCGGGCAGGGCGGGGGTAGATGTGCAGCATGGCTCGGTGCGGGTAGAGGATGTTGTTGATGGGCATGTGCTCTCGGATGCCCTCACGACTGGTGAGCGCTTGCTTTATGTCGAGGGCATCGTACAGGTGAAAACCTTCGTGCCTTCGCAGGCAGCGGCTTGGCGTCAGGGGCAGTTGATTGCCGATGACCAGCGGGTTGCCGAACTTGTGCAGGAGCTGGCGCAATACCTGCCGGGCCAGGTGGTGCTGCGCGATGAGGCGCTGGGCAACAAGCGCGTCACCGGGGTTTATGACCTGCGCAAGCCTGAGGCAGCCTTGCGCGCGGTGATCCGGCCGCATGGTGGAGAAGTGCGCAGTTATGGGCCTTGGCTGCTTGTGCTGAGCAAGCCTTGA
- a CDS encoding GlxA family transcriptional regulator, which translates to MTSYTSGNPTQNRTAPQSIGFLLLDNFTLISLASAVEPLRMANQLSGRELYRWHTLTVDGGQVWASDGLQITPDAAMHNAPQIDTVIVCGGVGIQRTVTREHVTWLQAQARQSRRLGAVCTGSWALACAGLLDGFDCSVHWECLAAMQEAFPRVNMSTRLFTLDRNRFTSSGGTAPLDMMLHLISRDHGRELSAAISEMFVYERIRNEQDHQRVPLKHMLGTNQPKLQEIVALMEANLEEPIDLDELAVYVSVSRRQLERLFQKYLHCSPSRYYLKLRLIRARQLLKQTPMSIIEVASVCGFVSTPHFSKCYREYFGIPPRDERVGSNTAQQVAMMPIPQAMTLSPHSGPMAALSQARNESTFASVRL; encoded by the coding sequence ATGACGTCGTACACCTCCGGGAACCCAACCCAGAACCGCACAGCACCCCAGTCCATCGGGTTTCTTCTTTTGGACAATTTCACCCTGATTTCCCTGGCGTCGGCCGTCGAGCCGCTGCGCATGGCCAACCAGCTATCCGGCCGCGAGCTGTACCGCTGGCACACGCTGACCGTCGATGGTGGCCAGGTATGGGCCAGCGACGGCCTGCAGATCACCCCCGATGCCGCCATGCACAACGCACCGCAGATCGACACCGTGATCGTCTGCGGCGGTGTCGGCATCCAGCGCACTGTTACCCGTGAGCATGTCACTTGGCTGCAGGCCCAGGCGCGCCAGTCGCGCCGCCTCGGTGCAGTGTGCACCGGCAGCTGGGCTCTGGCCTGTGCCGGTCTGCTCGATGGTTTCGATTGCAGCGTGCACTGGGAATGCCTGGCAGCCATGCAGGAGGCCTTCCCGCGGGTCAACATGAGCACCCGCCTGTTCACCCTCGACCGCAACCGCTTCACCAGCTCCGGCGGCACCGCGCCGCTGGACATGATGCTGCACCTGATCAGCCGCGATCATGGCCGCGAGCTGTCGGCGGCGATTTCCGAGATGTTCGTCTACGAGCGCATCCGCAACGAACAGGATCACCAGCGTGTGCCGCTCAAGCACATGCTCGGCACCAACCAGCCGAAGCTGCAGGAAATCGTCGCGCTGATGGAGGCCAACCTCGAAGAGCCGATCGATCTCGACGAACTGGCCGTGTACGTGTCGGTGTCGCGCCGGCAGCTCGAACGGCTGTTCCAGAAGTACCTGCATTGCTCGCCGTCGCGCTACTACCTGAAGCTACGCCTGATCCGCGCACGGCAGCTGCTCAAGCAGACGCCGATGTCGATCATCGAAGTGGCCTCGGTGTGCGGCTTCGTCTCCACGCCGCACTTCTCCAAGTGCTACCGCGAGTACTTCGGCATTCCGCCGCGTGACGAGCGCGTCGGCTCCAATACTGCGCAGCAGGTGGCGATGATGCCGATCCCACAGGCCATGACCCTGTCGCCGCACAGCGGGCCGATGGCGGCCCTGAGCCAGGCGCGCAACGAGTCGACGTTTGCCAGCGTAAGGCTCTGA
- the choW gene encoding choline ABC transporter permease subunit: protein MMLIDQKIPLGQYIASFVEWLTQNGANYFDAIARGLEFMIHGVTSTLTFFNPFVLIALFAALAHFIQRKWALTAFVALSFLLILNLGYWQETMETLAQVTFATVVCVAIGVPLGIVAAHKPMFYTAMRPVLDLMQTVPTFVYLIPTLTLFGLGVVPGLISTVVFAIAAPIRLTYLGICDVPQELMDAGKAFGCSRRQLLTRIELPHAMPSIAAGVTQCIMLSLSMVVIAALVGADGLGKPVVNALNTADISLGFEAGLAIVLLAIMLDRICKQPELPVRGEA from the coding sequence ATCATGCTTATCGATCAGAAAATACCCTTGGGTCAGTACATCGCGTCGTTCGTCGAATGGCTGACCCAGAATGGCGCGAACTACTTCGACGCCATTGCCCGTGGCCTGGAGTTCATGATCCATGGCGTCACCAGTACCCTGACCTTCTTCAACCCGTTCGTGCTCATCGCCCTGTTCGCCGCCCTGGCGCACTTCATCCAGCGCAAGTGGGCGCTTACCGCATTCGTCGCCCTCTCCTTCCTGCTGATCCTCAACCTGGGGTACTGGCAGGAAACCATGGAGACCTTGGCCCAGGTGACCTTCGCCACCGTGGTCTGCGTGGCCATCGGCGTGCCGCTGGGCATCGTCGCCGCGCACAAGCCGATGTTCTATACCGCCATGCGCCCGGTGCTCGACCTGATGCAGACCGTGCCGACCTTCGTCTACCTGATCCCGACCCTGACCCTGTTCGGCCTGGGCGTGGTGCCGGGGCTGATTTCGACGGTGGTGTTCGCCATCGCCGCGCCAATCCGCCTGACCTACCTGGGTATCTGCGACGTGCCGCAAGAGCTGATGGACGCCGGCAAGGCGTTTGGCTGCTCGCGCCGCCAGCTGCTCACCCGCATCGAACTGCCGCACGCGATGCCGAGCATCGCCGCCGGCGTCACCCAGTGCATCATGCTGTCGCTGTCGATGGTGGTGATTGCCGCCCTGGTGGGCGCCGATGGCCTGGGTAAACCCGTGGTCAACGCACTGAACACCGCTGATATCTCCCTGGGCTTCGAAGCAGGCCTGGCGATCGTGCTGCTGGCGATCATGCTCGACCGTATCTGCAAGCAACCGGAACTGCCGGTAAGGGGTGAGGCATGA
- a CDS encoding L-serine ammonia-lyase yields the protein MAISVFDLFKIGVGPSSSHTVGPMRAGALFVQGLRERGELEQVQRIEVRLYGSLSATGIGHGTDNATIMGLMGEWPDAIDPTQIVPRIADLRETNTLKLDNRLPIEFVWARDMLLLDENLPYHPNAMTLIAEGAQGELHRDTYYSVGGGFVVDAAQAASGVLDADQTVLPYDFNSAAELLRLCKQNDLSVSQLMMANEKVWRSEEEIRAGLHKLWEAMQECVNNGLKYEGTLPGGLNVRRRAAKLHRSLQEIGKPNVIGSTMSAMEWVNLFALAVNEENAAGGRMVTAPTNGAAGIIPAVLHYYMRFSDAVNESSVVDYFLAAAAVGILCKKNASISGAEVGCQGEVGSACAMAAAGLAEVLGATPPQVENAAEIALEHNLGLTCDPVGGLVQVPCIERNAIAAVKAINAVQMSLRGDGEHFISLDQVIRTMRDTGADMHDKYKETSRGGLAVSAIEC from the coding sequence ATGGCCATCAGCGTGTTCGACCTGTTCAAGATCGGTGTCGGGCCCTCCAGCTCCCACACCGTCGGCCCCATGCGTGCTGGCGCCTTGTTCGTCCAGGGCCTGCGTGAGCGCGGCGAGCTGGAACAGGTGCAAAGGATCGAAGTGCGGCTGTACGGTTCGCTGTCGGCCACCGGCATCGGCCACGGCACCGACAACGCCACCATCATGGGCCTGATGGGCGAATGGCCGGACGCCATCGACCCGACCCAGATCGTCCCGCGCATCGCCGACCTGCGCGAAACCAACACCTTGAAGCTGGATAACCGCCTGCCCATCGAGTTCGTCTGGGCCCGCGACATGCTGCTGCTGGACGAGAACCTGCCGTACCATCCCAACGCCATGACCTTGATCGCCGAAGGCGCCCAGGGCGAGCTGCACCGCGACACCTACTACTCGGTCGGTGGCGGCTTCGTGGTCGACGCCGCCCAGGCCGCCAGTGGCGTGCTGGATGCCGACCAGACGGTGCTGCCGTACGATTTCAACAGCGCCGCCGAGCTGCTGCGCCTGTGCAAGCAAAACGACCTCAGCGTGTCGCAATTGATGATGGCCAACGAGAAGGTCTGGCGCAGCGAGGAAGAGATCCGCGCCGGCCTGCACAAGCTCTGGGAAGCCATGCAGGAATGCGTCAACAACGGCCTGAAATACGAAGGTACATTGCCCGGCGGGCTCAACGTGCGCCGTCGCGCCGCCAAGCTGCACCGCAGCCTGCAGGAGATCGGCAAACCCAACGTGATCGGCTCGACCATGAGCGCCATGGAATGGGTCAACCTGTTCGCCCTGGCGGTCAACGAAGAAAACGCCGCTGGCGGGCGCATGGTTACCGCGCCCACCAACGGCGCGGCCGGCATCATCCCAGCGGTGCTGCACTACTACATGCGCTTCAGCGATGCCGTGAATGAGTCCAGCGTGGTCGACTACTTCCTCGCCGCCGCCGCCGTGGGCATCCTGTGCAAGAAGAACGCGTCGATTTCCGGTGCCGAAGTCGGTTGCCAGGGTGAGGTCGGCTCGGCCTGCGCCATGGCCGCTGCAGGCCTTGCCGAAGTCCTCGGGGCGACCCCGCCTCAGGTGGAGAACGCCGCCGAGATCGCCTTGGAACACAACCTCGGCCTGACCTGCGACCCGGTCGGCGGCCTGGTACAGGTGCCGTGCATCGAGCGCAACGCGATTGCTGCGGTGAAGGCGATCAATGCCGTGCAGATGTCCCTGCGCGGCGATGGCGAGCACTTCATCTCCCTCGACCAGGTGATCCGCACCATGCGCGACACCGGGGCCGACATGCATGACAAATATAAAGAGACCTCGCGCGGTGGCCTGGCGGTCAGCGCCATTGAATGCTGA